One genomic segment of Phycisphaerae bacterium includes these proteins:
- a CDS encoding glycosyltransferase codes for MDIVIAGLSITSSWGNGHATTYRSLVRELIRLGHRVLFLERDAPWYAANRDLPKPPYGRTALYRDLAELKDRFAAEVRDADCVVVGSYVPEGVQVGRWVTRTAGGLTAFYDIDTPITLAKLEDRDYEYLHPDLIARYGLYLSFTGGPTLELIEKRYGSPAARPLYCSVDPELYYPQAAEPAWHMGYMGTYSADRQPPLERMMLQAARRWPQGQFVVAGPQYPKTINWPANVERIEHLPPAGHREFYNRQSFTLNVTRQRMVRAGYSPSVRLFEAAACGTPIISDSWPGFETILEPGREVLISRNADETLAYLRDMPESDRRLIGQNARRRILQSHTAARRAAQFERYIMELTA; via the coding sequence CTGGACATCGTCATCGCCGGGTTGTCCATCACCTCGTCGTGGGGCAACGGCCACGCCACCACGTATCGCAGCCTGGTTCGCGAACTGATCCGTCTGGGTCATCGCGTGCTGTTTCTGGAGCGCGACGCGCCGTGGTACGCCGCGAACCGCGACCTGCCCAAGCCGCCGTACGGGCGAACCGCGCTGTATCGCGATCTGGCTGAGTTGAAGGATCGTTTCGCCGCCGAGGTCCGCGACGCCGATTGCGTGGTGGTCGGATCGTACGTGCCGGAGGGCGTCCAGGTCGGCCGGTGGGTCACCAGGACGGCCGGCGGGTTGACCGCATTTTACGATATCGACACGCCGATCACGCTGGCCAAACTGGAGGATCGCGACTACGAGTACCTGCACCCGGACCTGATCGCCCGCTACGGGCTGTACCTCTCGTTTACCGGCGGGCCCACGCTCGAGCTCATCGAGAAACGCTACGGTTCGCCCGCGGCCCGGCCGCTGTACTGCTCGGTCGATCCGGAGCTTTACTATCCGCAGGCCGCCGAACCGGCGTGGCATATGGGCTACATGGGCACCTACAGCGCCGACCGCCAGCCGCCGCTGGAACGCATGATGCTTCAGGCGGCGCGGCGGTGGCCGCAAGGGCAGTTCGTCGTGGCCGGACCGCAGTATCCCAAGACGATCAACTGGCCGGCCAACGTCGAGCGGATCGAGCACCTGCCGCCCGCCGGCCATCGGGAGTTCTACAACCGCCAGTCGTTCACCCTCAACGTCACGCGGCAGCGCATGGTCCGCGCCGGCTATTCGCCCAGCGTGCGGCTCTTCGAGGCCGCCGCCTGCGGCACGCCGATTATCAGCGATTCGTGGCCCGGGTTCGAGACGATTCTCGAACCCGGCCGCGAGGTGCTGATCTCCCGCAACGCCGATGAGACGCTGGCGTATCTGCGCGACATGCCCGAGTCGGACCGCCGCCTGATCGGCCAGAACGCCCGCCGGCGAATTCTGCAGAGTCACACCGCGGCCCGCCGGGCGGCGCAGTTCGAACGGTATATCATGGAACTTACGGCATAG
- a CDS encoding TIGR04290 family methyltransferase has product MTTFTNTTEPFKEIHSQVEALGPWFHNLHLPDGTQTAPQSPFGDFPACKWAEVGPHLPHDLSEWTVLDIGCNAGYYSFELAKRGACVTAIDFDPHYLAQARWACRQFGLEDRIEFKQMQVYDLAHAPESYDLILFLGVFYHLRHPLLALDIVAQRVNRLLVFQTLTMPGLEVYTNTDNWPIEHRDPMTEPGWPKMAFIEHRLAGDPTNWWAPNHACCEAMLRSSGLTVIARPGHEIYLCKPADDYRRDESNPTLIELLSATGQSKRPAWPGSP; this is encoded by the coding sequence ATGACGACGTTCACCAATACAACCGAGCCGTTCAAGGAGATCCATAGCCAGGTTGAAGCCCTTGGGCCCTGGTTCCACAATCTGCACCTGCCGGACGGCACACAGACCGCTCCACAGAGCCCTTTCGGCGATTTCCCCGCGTGCAAGTGGGCGGAGGTCGGTCCGCATCTGCCGCACGACCTTTCGGAATGGACGGTCCTCGATATCGGCTGCAACGCCGGGTACTACAGTTTTGAGTTGGCGAAGCGCGGGGCTTGCGTGACCGCGATCGACTTCGATCCGCACTACCTGGCTCAGGCGCGTTGGGCCTGCCGCCAATTCGGTTTGGAGGACAGGATCGAGTTTAAACAGATGCAGGTCTACGACCTGGCCCATGCCCCGGAGAGCTATGACCTGATCCTGTTTCTCGGCGTGTTCTATCACCTGCGCCACCCGCTGCTCGCCCTCGACATCGTCGCCCAGCGGGTCAACCGCCTGCTGGTCTTTCAAACCCTCACCATGCCGGGGTTGGAGGTCTACACCAACACCGACAACTGGCCGATCGAGCACCGCGACCCGATGACCGAACCGGGTTGGCCGAAGATGGCGTTCATCGAGCACCGCCTGGCCGGCGATCCGACCAACTGGTGGGCGCCCAACCACGCCTGCTGCGAAGCCATGCTCCGCTCGAGCGGCCTGACCGTGATCGCCCGGCCCGGCCACGAGATCTACCTCTGCAAACCCGCCGACGACTACCGCCGCGATGAGTCCAACCCGACGCTGATCGAGCTTCTTTCGGCGACGGGACAGTCGAAGCGGCCGGCTTGGCCGGGATCGCCGTAG
- a CDS encoding PadR family transcriptional regulator — translation MVSKELVAASGAPLILSILSRGESYGYAIIQEVRGLSGGRMQWTDGMLYPVLHRLEEQGLIRSRWGISETGRKRRYYRLRSEGGRALKDMMNQWQVVFSTLMKASEGEPCAT, via the coding sequence ATGGTCTCGAAGGAGTTGGTGGCCGCGTCGGGCGCGCCGCTGATATTGTCCATCTTGTCGCGGGGCGAGAGCTACGGCTACGCGATCATCCAGGAGGTCCGCGGGCTGTCGGGCGGACGGATGCAGTGGACGGACGGGATGCTCTACCCGGTGCTGCATCGCCTGGAGGAGCAGGGGCTGATCCGGTCGCGCTGGGGCATCTCGGAGACCGGGCGGAAGCGCCGGTACTACCGCCTCCGCAGCGAGGGCGGACGGGCGTTAAAGGACATGATGAATCAGTGGCAAGTGGTGTTCTCCACGTTAATGAAAGCGAGCGAGGGCGAACCATGTGCAACCTGA
- a CDS encoding BtrH N-terminal domain-containing protein → MLKPFDGFRQFKTDHCVTGSMRHIYDFHRHPVSEDLLLGLGEGVGFIYWHMKGMPPFLGGRANTGRPGEEGLAATAGRRTGVRVDCLTTGSAGKAEKVLLEALSHGPAMIQVDMGFLPYFDLPEDYHFGGHVVVVAGIDRDAGQVLVADRDESLHPVSLNDLAQARGSTHKPFPPKHALFAFDFSAKRSPTAAQTWQAIRKTVGGMLQPPISNLGVKGIRKASAAVRRWPKTLGDDELRYACFNASIFIDATGGTGVGLFRYMYGRFLSEAATITGESGLAAVGDQMRRIGDVWEDVARRFKQSSDPDKVGCDLAEAAGLLMDVADREERAWTRLDELSHAAPTVDGKGT, encoded by the coding sequence ATGCTCAAACCGTTTGACGGATTTCGGCAATTCAAAACCGATCACTGCGTCACCGGATCGATGCGGCACATCTATGATTTCCACCGCCATCCCGTCAGCGAGGATCTCCTGCTGGGGCTTGGTGAGGGGGTCGGCTTTATTTACTGGCACATGAAGGGCATGCCGCCGTTTCTGGGCGGACGGGCGAACACGGGCCGGCCGGGAGAGGAGGGGCTGGCTGCGACCGCCGGCCGGCGGACGGGCGTACGCGTCGACTGCCTCACGACGGGCAGCGCCGGCAAGGCGGAGAAGGTGCTGCTGGAAGCGCTGTCGCACGGGCCGGCTATGATCCAGGTTGACATGGGATTTCTGCCCTATTTCGACCTTCCCGAGGATTACCATTTCGGCGGCCACGTCGTTGTCGTGGCGGGAATTGACCGAGACGCCGGACAGGTCCTCGTGGCCGATCGCGACGAGTCGCTTCATCCGGTGAGCCTGAACGACCTCGCTCAGGCCCGCGGTTCCACACACAAACCCTTTCCTCCGAAGCATGCGTTGTTTGCGTTCGATTTCTCCGCGAAACGATCGCCGACGGCCGCCCAGACATGGCAGGCCATTCGGAAAACGGTCGGCGGCATGCTGCAGCCGCCGATCTCCAATCTGGGGGTCAAAGGCATTCGCAAGGCGTCAGCGGCTGTGCGCCGGTGGCCCAAGACGCTGGGCGATGACGAACTGCGGTACGCCTGCTTCAACGCCTCGATCTTCATCGACGCGACGGGAGGGACCGGTGTCGGGTTGTTTCGGTACATGTACGGGCGTTTTCTGTCCGAGGCGGCTACGATCACCGGCGAGAGCGGCCTCGCGGCCGTCGGCGACCAGATGCGGCGGATCGGCGACGTATGGGAGGACGTGGCGCGCCGATTCAAGCAGTCGTCGGATCCCGACAAGGTCGGCTGCGACCTGGCCGAGGCGGCCGGTCTGCTGATGGACGTGGCCGACCGGGAGGAGCGGGCGTGGACGCGCCTGGATGAGCTGTCACATGCGGCGCCGACCGTCGATGGAAAGGGAACGTGA
- a CDS encoding helix-turn-helix transcriptional regulator, translating into MTTADLAILSLIVQSPRHGYEIEQVIEERGMRDWAEIGFSSIYYILKKLEAKGCVVSEMEDQETAGPPRRVYRATERGMAAWRAGTLEAISTPVRRTTPLLVGLANLPGLPPAEAIAALSRYCRGLEEREARIRTSRRAARADHRTPWHVEHLFDLSLTMTRAELSWVRKLMRRLSQRTAGESHAQTV; encoded by the coding sequence ATGACCACAGCGGACCTGGCCATTTTGAGTCTGATCGTCCAATCGCCGCGGCACGGCTACGAGATCGAGCAGGTCATCGAGGAGCGGGGCATGCGCGACTGGGCGGAGATCGGCTTCTCGTCGATCTACTACATCCTCAAGAAGCTGGAAGCGAAGGGCTGCGTGGTTAGCGAAATGGAGGATCAGGAGACAGCCGGGCCGCCGCGGCGGGTCTATCGAGCCACTGAACGAGGCATGGCGGCGTGGCGCGCAGGCACGCTCGAGGCGATCTCGACGCCGGTCCGACGAACCACCCCTCTGCTGGTGGGGCTGGCCAATCTGCCCGGACTGCCGCCGGCCGAGGCGATCGCGGCGCTCTCGCGCTATTGCCGCGGTCTCGAAGAACGGGAGGCCCGCATCCGGACCAGCCGCCGGGCTGCGCGGGCCGACCATCGAACGCCGTGGCACGTCGAACACCTGTTCGATCTGAGCCTGACCATGACGCGGGCGGAGTTGTCGTGGGTCAGGAAACTGATGAGGCGGCTTTCGCAGAGAACAGCGGGAGAATCCCATGCTCAAACCGTTTGA
- the budA gene encoding acetolactate decarboxylase, giving the protein MDRVLMVERQAEMRMREALLCGVCCWAAGVVLCGCAQTGRHETLYQVSTLAALMDGRYDGLTTVADLRTRGDLGIGCFHALDGEMILLDGRCFRVSADGQVRQAGPRDTMPFAAVTFFEAEKGWPLAAGWTFEQCRNELDSRLPTANLPYAIRITGRFAYVKTRSVPRQAKPYPPLVKVAEHQPTFEFRDVEGVMVGFRLPEYLSGVNMAGYHLHFLTADRTGGGHVLDFTAEDARIEIDDCSRFDLVLPTDEAFGKADLSKANRDVETVER; this is encoded by the coding sequence ATGGACCGGGTTCTGATGGTGGAAAGGCAGGCTGAGATGCGGATGCGAGAAGCGTTGTTGTGTGGCGTGTGTTGTTGGGCGGCGGGTGTCGTTCTCTGCGGCTGTGCTCAGACGGGCCGGCACGAGACGCTCTACCAGGTATCGACGCTGGCGGCGTTGATGGATGGGCGGTACGACGGCTTGACGACGGTGGCCGACCTGCGGACCCGCGGCGATCTGGGTATCGGCTGCTTTCACGCTCTCGATGGCGAGATGATCCTGCTGGACGGGCGGTGTTTCCGTGTTTCCGCCGACGGCCAGGTCCGCCAAGCCGGTCCGCGGGACACGATGCCTTTCGCGGCGGTGACGTTTTTCGAGGCCGAGAAGGGCTGGCCCCTTGCCGCCGGGTGGACCTTCGAGCAGTGCCGCAACGAGTTGGACAGCCGCTTGCCGACGGCCAATCTTCCCTACGCCATTCGTATTACCGGGCGATTCGCCTACGTCAAGACCCGTAGCGTGCCGAGACAGGCCAAGCCGTATCCGCCGCTGGTGAAGGTGGCGGAGCATCAGCCGACGTTCGAGTTCCGCGACGTCGAGGGCGTCATGGTGGGCTTCCGCCTGCCCGAGTACCTTTCCGGCGTGAACATGGCCGGCTATCACCTGCACTTTCTGACGGCCGATCGGACCGGCGGCGGCCACGTGCTGGACTTTACAGCCGAAGACGCCCGGATCGAGATCGACGACTGCTCGCGGTTCGATCTGGTTCTGCCGACGGATGAAGCGTTTGGCAAAGCCGACCTGTCGAAGGCCAACCGCGACGTGGAAACAGTCGAGAGGTGA
- a CDS encoding type II secretion system protein, protein MVTWRRSPKRDVCEFFDRAADEDGSGASVCLWVRRFQQEDKVARRIQNPDRRSAAFTLVELLVVIAIIALLVGLLVPTLSSARENARAVVCQSNLAEWAAMMTIYAEDHSNFLPYEDRGDELLGRICWYDAINWTGSGSQEGLENVKICPTVAKTDPNCEESYRMNSKLAETVPGEYYRPYRQLNTLTRLDQTVLLFDGDVGGTTVSLKGRWRLQNDDVNYRHNLATNLLFTDWHVEKVERKTVTVRSVNNTPLVWQPEDMGPWVANPDPL, encoded by the coding sequence ATGGTGACGTGGCGTCGGAGTCCAAAAAGGGACGTTTGCGAGTTCTTCGACCGGGCAGCCGACGAGGACGGTTCCGGCGCTTCTGTCTGCTTGTGGGTCAGGCGGTTTCAGCAGGAGGATAAGGTGGCACGGAGAATACAGAATCCGGATCGGCGATCGGCGGCCTTCACCCTCGTCGAACTTCTGGTGGTCATCGCGATCATCGCGCTGCTGGTCGGGCTGCTGGTTCCCACCTTGTCCAGCGCCCGCGAAAACGCCCGCGCGGTGGTCTGTCAGAGCAACCTGGCGGAGTGGGCGGCCATGATGACGATCTACGCGGAGGACCATTCGAACTTCCTGCCGTACGAGGACCGCGGCGACGAGTTGCTCGGCCGTATCTGCTGGTACGACGCCATCAACTGGACGGGATCCGGCAGCCAGGAGGGGTTGGAGAACGTCAAGATCTGTCCGACGGTGGCCAAGACCGATCCGAACTGCGAAGAGAGCTACCGGATGAACAGCAAGCTGGCGGAGACGGTGCCCGGCGAATACTACCGTCCGTATCGGCAACTGAATACGCTGACCCGTCTCGACCAGACGGTGCTGCTGTTCGACGGCGACGTCGGGGGAACGACGGTCTCACTGAAGGGCCGTTGGCGCCTTCAGAACGACGATGTGAATTACCGACACAATCTCGCCACCAATCTGTTGTTCACGGACTGGCATGTGGAGAAGGTGGAGCGCAAGACGGTGACGGTGCGGTCGGTGAACAACACCCCTTTGGTCTGGCAGCCCGAGGACATGGGGCCGTGGGTCGCGAACCCTGACCCTCTATAG
- a CDS encoding HAD hydrolase family protein: MSSTDPVVVELPGEPPLVLKRLVLDFTGTLSKDGRLLPGVAARLRKISRRMPITVLTADTLGKAAGSLEGLSVEMRIIRNGRDKAAAIKTFGAEHVAAIGNGRNDVPALRAAGLGVAVIGPEGAAGELLGVADVVVRDIRDGLDLILSPLRLRATLRR, from the coding sequence GTGAGTTCAACTGATCCGGTCGTGGTCGAATTGCCGGGCGAGCCGCCGCTGGTGCTCAAGCGGCTGGTGCTGGATTTCACGGGCACGCTGTCGAAGGACGGCCGGCTGCTGCCGGGCGTGGCGGCGCGGCTGAGGAAGATCAGCCGGCGGATGCCGATCACCGTGTTGACCGCGGACACGCTCGGCAAGGCGGCGGGGAGTCTGGAGGGGCTTTCGGTCGAAATGCGCATCATTCGAAACGGCAGGGACAAAGCGGCGGCTATCAAGACGTTCGGGGCCGAGCACGTCGCAGCGATCGGCAACGGGCGGAACGATGTTCCCGCGCTGCGGGCGGCCGGTCTGGGCGTCGCGGTGATCGGTCCGGAGGGCGCAGCGGGCGAATTGCTGGGGGTGGCGGACGTGGTGGTGCGGGACATCCGCGACGGACTGGACCTGATCCTGAGCCCGCTGCGGCTGCGGGCGACGCTGCGGCGATGA